In Nicotiana tabacum cultivar K326 chromosome 10, ASM71507v2, whole genome shotgun sequence, the DNA window TCTTCTTCATATTACCCTCTAAGTATGAAGTAGAATCATCTCTTTCATAAGGAATTGGAAATTAGAACTTTCAAATTATGAGAATTATGTGTCTGAGCCATGGAATCCGCTACTGATGTTTGCATCAGGGTACggtgtctacatcacacccccttGGGTGCAACCATCCCCGGACCCTGCGTAAACGCGGGATGCTTCGTGCACCGGGCCGTCCCTTTTATTCTTGTAATGCATATGGCTTGACTTTACTCGGTAAAATTACCAAACTATTGTGATATTAAAGTAATTGAACTTTATACAATATAATAGTAAAGTCACTAAACTTTACCCACATAACGGAAAAATCACTGAACTATTTTTGTTCACCATTTAAGTAACTAAATGTTACTCACTATAGTAGTAAAGTCACTAAATATTATGTTTGATGGATTGAACAGGTATTCTCTAATTGTCTAAGGTCAAGTGGAAGGACTGGGATTATAGCATCAGAGGAAGAGGATGTACCAGTGGCAGTGGAAGAGAGTTACTCAGGCAACTACATTGTGGTGTTTGACCCTCTTGATGGATCATCAAACATTGATGCTGCTGTCTCTACTGGTTCTATTTTTGGAATATACAGCCCAAATGATGAGTGCCTCGCAGATCATGGAGATGATTCCGCGGTAATCACCAAACTAAATAATGTCCTTTTGCCTCCTAAAGACAACTCTAAATAGCTAATGAAGCCAAGCATGTTTTGACTTTGTGACGATGTGATAACCTTACACACAGTGCACTGAGAAGAAGGACCATTTACTTGCTAAAATCGATTCATTATATGCAAATAGTTAACCACCAATTCACCAAGTATCTGTCCAATATTGCAGCTTGACAATGTTGAACAGAGGTGTATTGTGAATGTATGCCAACCAGGGAGCAACCTTCTTGCAGCAGGCTACTGCATGTACTCAAGCTCTGTGATTTTTGTGGTCACCTTGGGAAACGGCGTCTTTGCCTTCAATTTGGATCCGATGTATGGAGAATTCGTTCTGACCCAAGAAAACATCCAAATACCAAAATCTGGAAAGATCTATTCGTTCAACGAAGGAAACTACCAGCTTTGGGATGACAAACTGAAGAAATACATCGATGACTTGAAGGACCCTGGTCCTAGCGGCAAGCCTTACTCTGCTAGGTACATTGGTAGTTTGGTTGGTGACTTCCATAGAACTCTTCTATATGGTGGCATTTATGGCTATCCTAGAGATAAAAAGAGTAAGAATGGAAAGTTGAGGCTTTTGTATGAGTGTGCCCCTATGAGCTTCCTCGTGGAACAAGCTGGTGGCAAAGGATCCGATGGCCACCAAAGAGTTCTTGATATCCAACCAACTGAGGTTAGAATCAAATTACTGCTACATCTGTGACCAATAAGCGAATATGTCAGTCAGTTAATTTGGTGTTTCTTTTGTTTCTAACTTTGCAGATACACCAGCGAGTCCCATTGTACATTGGAAGCACAGAAGAAGTTGAAAAGTTGGAGAAGTATTTATCTTAATTCGGAAAACCAAGGTGAAAGTGGAAATCGAGGTTGTCTTGATGTGACCACTTTCAGATCATTTTGTAAGCAAGACAAGACTGTGAAGTTGTAATACTATAAAGAAATTCTTTTCACAAGTCTAGGATGGTACCAATGGCTAATATTATTATAGGTTCTTGAAAAGCTTTGCAATGATTCAATTTATAAAACAATGTAAAGGTTTTTCCTTGCCTTAAATGTGTCATCCTCTTTCTTAAAGTAGTTGTTCTCTTGTCATTATTTCTGTTGGGGAATAAAAGGATAGACTAACCAACACAGAACTCGCGAAGGACACTAACCTCGTGCTATAAAACAGTGTAAACTGAAGACTAACAAAAAAAAAGGGGTAAATCTTGAGTTGAAACCAAGTAACCTCAGTAACTAAGTGATAAGTTCAGCTGCTGCCAACTACCAATTCTAGAAGtccaccattgttgaagccaccaacccattctagaagcaaccattgttgaagcctccattgttgaatgaagaattcaaccaccaaccaccttctttaagGCTATAAATAGAGTCTTATGTTTTACACAGAAACATCAATCTAGAGAGATTGAAATACAATCCAGGAAGAGATTGTGAGAACAAAAAGAGAGTTTGGTGAGGTTTTTTATAGAGAGAAATTCTTGGTGTAAATTCTCTATAATTCTATTCTTGTGAAATAGAGTTGTTTTTCCTCccaaataatcttcatattgATCCGAGAATCACAACAAGTGGTATTAGAGCCTTCGATTCTGTGTTCATCGAGAAATATCGGAACACTGAAAATTTCAACCCAGATTTACGTTTTTTCGAAAACGTGATCTTCGGTGTGTTTTGATCATTTCATTAGATTCCTTGCGTCGATACGAATTCAACGCAATTTTCCGGAGGCCAAACAAAGCTAAAACGAAGAAGTTATGTCAATTTTTTTCTTCTGCCaagatgatgaatagtaactGTCCAGTCAGCGCCACATCATCATCCAGTCAGTGCCACGTCAGCATTCAGTCAGCGCCACGCCAGCATCTAGTCAGTTCCACGTCAGCATCCAGTCATcataaattttttagaaatttatgAAATAACCCCTGAAGTTACTGAAATTATAAATCTGCCCCACAAGTTCAGTATATTTTCGATTTAACCCCAAAAGTTTGGtgtaaattttgaaaattttctggaggCCCTATTTTGACCCAAGAAGAGTCAATCCTACCATTTTTCACCATTCCGGACGTGTTGGTGAGTTCCGTTTGGTGAGATTCTGCTCCAAAATTTTGACCAAGCCATTTTAAAGACATAATGGAAGAGTCATCATCATCTGGAGCTATGATAAAGCTTACTGCCACAAATTACACATTGTGGAGACCTCGGATGGAAGATCTCCTCAGTTGTAAAGATTTGTTTGATCCCATAGAAGCAAAGGGTAGGAACCCCGATTCCACCAAAGAAGCAGAGTGGAAGAAATTAAACAGAAAAACTATCGGTCAAATTCGACAATGGATTGACGATAGCGTTTTTCATCATGTTGCACAAGAGACAGATGCGTATGCCCTCTGGGTGAAGTTAGAAGGGATGTATCAAGCCAAGACTGCTAGGAACAAAGCCTTGTTGATGAGGCGTTTGGTAAATTTGAAGTTAAAGCACGGAACTTCAGTTGCCGAGCATACCAGTGAGTTTCAGAGCTTGATAAATCAATTATCGTCTGTTGACATGCCGCTCGGGGATGAGATGCAAGCCCTACTACTTCTTAGTTCTCTTCCTCATAGTTGGGAGACGCTGGTAGTCTCTCTCAGTAATTCAGCTCCTAGTGGAAATCTGACCATGTCTATGGTTAAAGATGCCTTATTTAATGAAGAAGCCAGAAGAAAGGACATCGATCATGGTGAGTCGCATGCCCTTATTACAGAAAGAGGGAGACAACAAGAAAGAAGTCAAGATAAGAGGAGAGGCAGAAGCAAGAGTAGGGGAAAATCCACGGATGGTAGGAAGTCATCATATGCGTGCTACCACTGTGGAATAAAGGGCCATTTAAATAAGAACTGCAGAAAATTGCATAAGGAGAAGAagcagttgaagcaaaaggaTGGAGATGCATTAGTCACTACCCACGGAGAGGTAGCCATTTGTTCCATCCAAGAAGAGACATGCCTtcacgtctcaagtcaagaaGAAAACGAATGGGTGGTAGATACTGCAACATCATACCATGCCACATCCCGAAAAGATTTCTTCACAACATACAAAGCAGGAGACTTTGGAGTAGTGAAGATGGGGAACACTTCT includes these proteins:
- the LOC107784747 gene encoding fructose-1,6-bisphosphatase, chloroplastic-like (The RefSeq protein has 1 substitution compared to this genomic sequence); this translates as MAASPATATATTSFLCALDKKTPFLCTLDKKGTPFLCPKNSTTKRRSFNGGVKCMAIETAAGATETRKRSGYELQTLTSWLLRQEQAGTIDAELTIVISSISMACKQIASLVQRAGISNLTGVQGAVNIQGEDQKKLDVVSNEVFSNCLRSSGRTGIIASEEEDVPVAVEESYSGNYIVVFDPLDGSSNIDAAVSTGSIFGIYSPNDECLADHGDDSALDNVEQRCIVNVCQPGSNLLAAGYCMYSSSVIFVVTLGNGVFAFNLDPMYGEFVLTQENIQIPKSGKIYSFNEGNYQLWDDKLKKYIDDLKDPGPSGKPYSARYIGSLVGDFHRTLLYGGIYGYPRDKKSKNGKLRLLYECAPMSFLVEQAGGKGSDGHQRVLDIQPTEIHQRVPLYIGSTEEVEKLEKYLS